The following proteins come from a genomic window of Leptospira barantonii:
- a CDS encoding YgaP-like transmembrane domain — MRTWYLERTLFLIAGVFSLLGVTLGFFVSPWGFIINGLVGFNQILFALAGFCPMAFILGKLGIPSAAEVFGGKK; from the coding sequence ATGAGAACTTGGTATTTGGAGCGGACATTATTCCTGATCGCGGGTGTCTTTTCCCTTTTGGGAGTAACCTTAGGATTCTTCGTAAGCCCTTGGGGCTTTATCATAAACGGATTGGTAGGATTCAATCAGATCCTTTTTGCGCTCGCAGGATTCTGCCCTATGGCTTTTATTCTCGGTAAACTCGGAATTCCTTCCGCCGCGGAGGTTTTCGGAGGGAAAAAATGA
- a CDS encoding metal-sensitive transcriptional regulator, giving the protein MRQDNNTKLLINRIHRIKGQLEAVEKGIVEDTMDCEKTLLLLKAASQAIKKFGEAYVQDYMDRCVIENKKKLDLKNVKIAIKAAFFF; this is encoded by the coding sequence ATGAGACAGGACAACAATACCAAATTATTGATCAATCGGATTCATAGAATCAAAGGCCAACTCGAAGCGGTCGAAAAAGGGATCGTCGAAGATACGATGGATTGCGAAAAAACGCTTCTTCTTCTCAAAGCGGCGAGCCAAGCGATCAAAAAATTCGGAGAGGCGTATGTTCAGGACTATATGGATCGTTGTGTCATCGAAAATAAGAAAAAACTGGATCTCAAAAACGTAAAAATCGCGATCAAAGCCGCTTTCTTCTTCTAA
- a CDS encoding TetR/AcrR family transcriptional regulator has translation MSSRDSGPKDRILETAVRLFQSQGYGNTGINQIIQESKTAKASFYDHFPSKDDLGKAYIEFYGQGQIVLLEKLKSRSNNPQEFIHAWAQILKRQTKKSGFAGCPMANTVAQIASTSLSISEETKKVSLRTIEILSDYLSEWQNEGLVPKHTEPKLLARRVFTCYEGVIHTWKLTGKISALDDLPILVEAIFRYS, from the coding sequence ATGTCAAGCAGGGATTCGGGACCGAAGGATAGAATTTTAGAAACGGCGGTTCGGCTTTTTCAATCTCAGGGTTACGGAAATACGGGGATCAACCAGATCATCCAGGAATCCAAAACCGCAAAGGCGAGTTTTTACGATCATTTCCCTTCGAAAGACGATTTAGGAAAAGCTTATATAGAATTTTATGGACAGGGTCAAATCGTCCTTTTGGAAAAATTGAAATCCAGATCGAACAACCCTCAGGAATTCATTCACGCATGGGCCCAAATTTTAAAACGACAAACCAAAAAAAGCGGTTTCGCAGGCTGTCCGATGGCGAATACGGTCGCACAAATCGCATCCACATCCCTTTCGATTTCGGAAGAAACCAAAAAAGTTTCCTTGAGAACGATCGAAATTCTAAGCGACTATCTATCCGAATGGCAGAACGAAGGACTTGTTCCCAAACACACGGAGCCAAAACTTTTGGCGAGACGGGTTTTTACCTGTTACGAAGGTGTGATTCATACTTGGAAACTCACCGGAAAGATCAGCGCGCTCGACGATCTTCCGATTCTTGTGGAGGCGATCTTTCGATATTCCTGA